The following are encoded together in the Oncorhynchus nerka isolate Pitt River linkage group LG23, Oner_Uvic_2.0, whole genome shotgun sequence genome:
- the ankrd16 gene encoding ankyrin repeat domain-containing protein 16 yields MDDENALKYLIKLTQNGELCTLKKELGGNIVAHYVNKKHFGKSGDTLLHYAARHGHLDIVQFLVKEIGMDIELYNTDYKRALHEAASMGQRECLSYLLTEGAKVDCLKKADWTPLMMACTRRNLGVIQELLSHKADPTLKNKDGWNSFHIACREGDPAVIQHLLLANPEVWSTESKTLRTPLHTAAMHGCEEVVSILVQRCGYVPDGRDSCGVTPFMDAVRNGHISVAKLLLEMHQASPTASDILGAQPVHQVAVTAQEEALEFLVRDLGVDVNQTATDMQLTSLHYAAKEGHTSTIKALLTLGADLHVRDKKGRTALHMACIGQHAEAVRTLLQLGLVDVVDASGSTAQQLAKKNDVLRVFECDLT; encoded by the exons ATGGATGATGAGAACGCATTGAAATATTTAATCAAGCTTACCCAGAATGGCGAATTGTGCACACTTAAAAAAGAACTTGGTGGCAACATTGTTGCACATTATGTCAACAAAAAACATTTCGGGAAATCGGGTGATACATTGTTGCATTATGCCGCCCGTCATGGCCACTTGGACATTGTGCAATTTTTAGTAAAAGAGATTGGGATGGACATAGAGCTTTACAATACCGACTACAAAAGAGCTCTACATGAAGCTGCGTCCATGGGACAGCGGGAGTGTTTGAGCTATCTGCTCACTGAAGGAGCCAAAGTAGACTGCTTAAAAAAGGCTGATTG GACCCCTCTGATGATGGCCTGCACCCGGAGGAACCTGGGTGTGATCCAGGAACTGCTGTCCCACAAGGCCGATCCCACGCTGAAGAACAAGGACGGCTGGAACTCCTTCCACATCGCCTGCAGGGAGGGAGACCCAGCAGTcatacagcacctcctactggccAACCCGGAAGTCTGGAGTACAGAGAGCAAGACGCTGAGGACTCCTCTGCACACTGCAG CGATGCATGGCTGTGAAGAAGTGGTCAGCATCTTGGTACAGAG GTGTGGTTATGTTCCGGATGGCAGGGACAGCTGTGGGGTCACTCCCTTTATGGACGCAGTGAGGAACGGACACATATCTGTGGCCAAGCTACTGCTAGAGATGCACCAG GCCTCTCCGACTGCATCAGACATCCTCGGGGCCCAGCCGGTGCACCAGGTTGCAGTCACAGCCCAGGAGGAGGCGCTAGAGTTCCTAGTGAGGGATCTCGGAGTGGACGTGAACCAGACAGCCACTGACATGCAGCTCACTTCCCTGCACTACGCTGCCAAG GAGGGCCACACAAGCACAATCAAAGCACTCCTCACATTAGGAGCAGACCTTCACGTCAGGGACAAAAAGGGAAGAACAG CTCTTCATATGGCGTGTATCGGGCAGCATGCAGAAGCGGTCAGGACACTCCTACAGCTGGGGCTAGTAGACGTGGTGGATGCCTCGGGCTCCACTGCTCAACAGCTTGCCAAAAAAAACGATGTGCTCAGAGTGTTTGAATGTGATTTGACATAA
- the LOC115106263 gene encoding tetratricopeptide repeat protein 41-like isoform X1 — MTITDCYENLKSALINRSTSNIYTSNTMYLPNTVARYLVDDYSQYACFSLFCSDGHSRSQLQRPEMDPQEGGRGGSYSTAPPVTAPLQPVLCSVPGDLSQEWHYLRTQVFPHLDALCQARGTCFRPLDTQWVDWESHRPSDLPDNSTSLSSQQLKISLDLITRSSSFLCLLGHRYGPFRLQQDPTPLPAAGPEREALSVVERNLHVAADGGYPWVLTGRNQTCSLTELQITQAALMGDTRHCFFYFRDYSFHGEEEDEDRYTDEGQRSLLSVFSKLTAEERHRARELKNRVVDSLQPVRFFRTLQDLGDLVKRDWKCLMEQLYGSLDLQPTCSGLLDSLDRCYHEGAVQALCRWFAPSTQTTAVMEALNTFTASLTHSDTSQSLATSRNSTIKLTGDYDKGDSEGSIFLLCGERGCGKSSLAARWLQEFRKKNPRIPAIPHFCGISSSSVDIRSVLRRITTELRLAHYGPQAEWSEGLQHHVKPDHVVVQAFSAAAALGPCVLVLDGLDRLTGTLGLSMQEVKDLCWLPDPLPPQCKILITATSTDVTYQRLTLRPDVHTLPWPGLSDPWVRRSVLLQHLTLPCQEPHRTLLQFILGTTTRPGMGRLPLFLAVVASELQTCRILRGKEEEEELIEEYVEVDSMAELWARVIQRWINDYGGVSEGTASQAKGTGGPSSQVSKIDLRGWVWDTLCLVHLSHAGLTEEQVLVLLEVLGYPGSIRVLPLEWARFRTAAGPWLQERPNGTLSLTHQSMGQAMDLLLLRVRPGKGSGGLRRTRRGYHLSLAQFFQRQGRELCSWPQILEELPWHLEQSEAWRELHTFFIDPQTVEHLSTTWSQSPQLRMDVVRYWTVLILRGYDPNTSYQSLLGKGSQPPTFIQSGRWAFPPATHTEQREAHSNMAFMTESQSNGKEDGCQWDPGVKGRVELLVSELLLCLNRKGEAERILLQSENTLTQAGEQDRDGESVMLLLTVRQTLAELYVETDQHREAETYCRSALVTAQTLTATCLERHERITVGKGQLLCVLCQLLFADVQTIEASQILSDIINMEHHKLHLCAQATVSLLCGIHRLSLQDPHGAEKHLQVSLETRRRWYGKDHPLVVEVEECLADILADTCADTAGLRQRLAVELYRHTVHVKDQDMKLCPPASPCLQAKGCSLAGTLVKLGRQIFHGSGKTESREAVELLQRALDLYIYFLGSDHTLTRDLQQVLNTESRRPLTPQVPRSTPLSHISTRRLSSGTRPNTAAPLHSHLAWYRGTTHTPLDPSVNRSLSAPSNKSRNTQPELKPEPVEYQNHNNRQNRRSSSPRTWSAFQTTVFGPQSDIRNLISELKPSPASAPGFRSIDRTRVLHRAGWCHLPGRYVLEERTVTALNREIGYPLHTQRCTPLVRQTGQGQGGEQSWRDRVSYSARKQ; from the exons ATGACGattactgattgttatgaaaacttgaaatcggccctaattaatcggtcaacctctaatatttACACCAGTAATACCATGTACTTGCCAAACACTGTGGCTAGATATCTAGTTGATGATTATTCCCAATATGcttgtttttcattattttgttcAGACGGGCACAGCAGGTCACAGCTACAACGGCCTGAGATGGACCCACAAGAGGGAGGCCGGGGAGGGTCGTACTCCACCGCCCCTCCTGTTACTGCTCCTCTCCAGCCCGTGCTGTGCTCCGTACCTGGAGATCTGTCTCAGGAGTGGCACTACCTGAGAACACAGGTGTTCCCCCACCTGGATGCCCTCTGCCAGGCCAGAGGCACCTGCTTCAGACCATTGGACACCCAGTGGGTTGACTGGGAGAGCCATCGTCCCTCTGACCTCCCTGACAATagtacctccctctcctcccagcagTTGAAGATCAGCCTAGACCTTATCAcccgctcctcctccttcctctgcctCCTGGGCCACCGATACGGCCCCTTCAGGCTGCAGCaggaccccacacctctcccaGCTGCTGGTCCAGAACGAGAAGCCCTCTCTGTGGTGGAGAGGAACCTGCATGTTGCAGCAGATGGAGGCTACCCCTGGGTCCTCACAGGGAGGAACCAGACGTGCTCCCTGACAGAGCTGCAGATCACCCAGGCAGCCCTGATGGGTGACACCAGACACTGCTTCTTCTACTTCAGAGACTACTCTTTCCatggggaagaggaggatgaagacaggTACACAGATGAAGGTCAGAGGTCGTTGCTGAGCGTGTTCTCCAAACTGACAgcggaggagagacacagagccaGGGAGCTGAAGAACAGGGTAGTGGACAGCCTGCAACCTGTAAGGTTCTTCAGAACGCTGCAGGATCTGGGGGACCTAGTGAAGAGGGACTGGAAGTGCCTCATGGAACAGCTCTATGGGTCCCTGGACCTGCAGCCAACCTGTTCAG GCCTCCTGGACTCCCTTGATAGATGTTATCATGAAGGTGCTGTCCAGGCTCTGTGTCGCTGGTTTGCCCCCTCCACCCAGACCACTGCTGTCATGGAGGCACTCAACACATTTACTGCCTCTCTCACTCATTCTGACACGTCTCAGAGTCTAGCAACCTCAAGGAATTCAACCATTAAGTTAACAGG CGACTATGACAAAGGTGATTCCGAGGGGTCTATTTTCCTGCTCTGTGGTGAAAGGGGTTGTGGGAAGTCTTCACTGGCCGCCCGGTGGCTTCAGGAGTTCCGGAAGAAGAATCCTAGAATCCCGGCCATCCCTCATTTCTGTGGAATCAGCAGCTCCAGTGTGGATATCAGATCTGTACTGAGACGCATCACCACTGAGCTACGCCTGGCCCATTATG ggccccaggctgagtggagtgAGGGGTTGCAGCACCATGTAAAGCCAGATCATGTTGTGGTTCAGGCCTTCTCTGCTGCGGCTGCTCTGGGACCCTGTGTTCTAGTTCTGGACGGACTAGACAGACTTACCGGGACACTCGGGCTCTCAATGCAGGAG GTGAAGGACCTATGCTGGCTCCCTGACCCTCTGCCTCCCCAGTGTAAGATCCTCATCACAGCGACCTCCACAGACGTCACCTACCAGAGGCTGACCCTCCGCCCAGATGTTCACACCCTCCCCTGGCCCGGCCTGTCAGACCCCTGGGTCCGCCGCAGCGTCCTGCTCCAACACCTTACCCTGCCCTGCCAGGAGCCGCACAGGACCCTACTGCAATTCATCTTGGGAACCACTACCAGGCCGGGAATGGGCCGCCTGCCGCTGTTCCTGGCGGTGGTGGCTAGCGAGCTGCAGACGTGCCGCATCCtgaggggaaaggaggaggaggaggagttgatAGAGGAGTATGTGGAAGTGGATTCTATGGCGGAGCTGTGGGCCAGGGTGATTCAGCGCTGGATCAATGACTATGGCGGGGTCAGTGAGGGTACGGCCAGTCAAGCCAAAGGAACGGGAGGGCCTAGCTCTCAGGTGTCCAAGATAG ATCTCAGAGGCTGGGTATGGGACACTCTATGCCTGGTTCACCTCTCCCATGCTGGGCTGACTGAGGAGCAGGTCCTGGTCCTGCTGGAGGTTCTTGGTTATCCTGGGTCCATACGGGTTCTACCTCTGGAGTGGGCCCGGTTCCGCACTGCTGCTGGGCCCTGGCTACAGGAGAGACCCAATGGAACACTGAGCCTCACCCATCAATCAATGGGCCAAGCCATGGACCTCCTCCTGCTGA GGGTCCGTCCCGGTAAAGGTTCAGGGGGCTTGAGGAGGACCAGACGGGGCTACCATCTCAGCCTGGCCCAGTTCTTCCAGAGGCAGGGCAGAGAGCTCTGTAGCTGGCCTCAGATCCTGGAGGAGCTCCCCTGGCacctggagcagagtgaggccTGGAGGGAGCTACACACCTTCTTCATAGATCCACA GACTGTAGAGCACCTGTCTACAACTTGGAGCCAGTCTCCTCAGCTGAGAATGGATGTTGTCAGGTACTGGACTGTCCTGATCCTCAGAGGTTATGACCCCAACACCTCGTACCAGAGCCTGCTGGGTAAGGGAAGCCAACCTCCTACTTTTATCCAATCAGGGCGATGGGCATTCCCTCCTGCTACACATACAG AGCAGAGAGAGGCACACAGCAACATGGCCTTCATGACTGAGTCCCAAAGTAACGGCAAAG AAGATGGTTGTCAGTGGgatccaggtgtgaaagggagAGTGGAGTTGTTGGTCTCTGAGTTGCTGCTCTGTCTGAACAGGAAGGGGGAAGCAGAGCGGATCCTACTGCAGTCTGAGAACACCCTCACACAG GCTGGTGAgcaggacagagacggggagagtgtgATGTTACTGCTGACAGTGCGGCAGACTTTGGCTGAGCTCTATGTGGAGACTGACCagcacagagaggcagagacCTACTGTAGATCAGCTCTGGTGACCGCCCAGACTCTCACCGCTACCTGCCttgagagacatgagagaatcACTGTTGGAAAGG GTCAGTTGCTTTGTGTGCTCTGCCAGCTGCTGTTTGCAGACGTCCAAACCATCGAGGCCTCTCAGATACTCAGTGACATCATCAATATGGAACACCACAAACTCCACCTGTGTGCTCAGGCCACTGTATCACTGCTCTGTGGGATACACAG ACTCAGCCTGCAAGACCCACATGGTGCTGAGAAGCACCTCCAGGTTTCCTTGGAGACCAGGAGGCGCTGGTATGGTAAAGATCACCCtctagtggtggaggtggaggaatgCCTGGCAGACATCTTGGCCGACACCTGCGCTGACACAGCAGG GTTGAGGCAGAGGCTAGCAGTGGAGCTGTATCGACACACGGTGCACGTCAAAGACCAGGACATGAAGCTTTGTCCCCCCGCATCGCCGTGTCTTCAGGCGAAGGGATGCAGCCTCGCAGGCACCTTGGTCAAACTTG gcaggcagatatTTCATGGCTCCGGtaagacagagagtagagaggctGTTGAACTGCTGCAGAGAGCTCTGGACCTGTATATCTACTTCCTGGGGTCTGATCACACACTGACCAGGGACTTACAACA GGTTTTAAACACAGAATCCAGGAGACCTCTGACCCCTCAGGTCCCCAGGTCCACACCCCTCTCCCACATCTCCACTAGGAGACTAAGCAGTGGGACCAGACCCAATACAGCTGCACCCCTCCACTCCCACCTGGCCTGGTACAGGGGcaccacacacacccctctggaCCCTTCCGTAAACAGATCCCTGTCAGCCCCATCCAACAAGTCCCGCAATACACAGCCAGAATTGAAACCAGAACCAGTTGAGTACCAGAACCACAACAACAGACAGAACCGACGGTCTTCTTCTCCCAGGACCTGGTCTGCCTTCCAGACCACAGTGTTCGGGCCACAGAGTGACATCAGAAACCTGATCTCAGAACTCAAACCCAGTCCTGCTTCAGCACCGGGCTTTCGTTCCATAGACAGGACCCGGGTGCTGCATAGGGCAGGCTGGTGCCACCTACCAGGCAGGTACGTTCTAGAGGAACGGACAGTAACAGCTTTGAACAGAGAGATTGGATACCCTttgcacacacagagatgcacccctctggtcagacagacaggccagggacagggaggagaacagagctggagagacagagtgtctTATTCTGCCAGGAAGCaatag
- the LOC115106263 gene encoding tetratricopeptide repeat protein 41-like isoform X2, whose amino-acid sequence MDPQEGGRGGSYSTAPPVTAPLQPVLCSVPGDLSQEWHYLRTQVFPHLDALCQARGTCFRPLDTQWVDWESHRPSDLPDNSTSLSSQQLKISLDLITRSSSFLCLLGHRYGPFRLQQDPTPLPAAGPEREALSVVERNLHVAADGGYPWVLTGRNQTCSLTELQITQAALMGDTRHCFFYFRDYSFHGEEEDEDRYTDEGQRSLLSVFSKLTAEERHRARELKNRVVDSLQPVRFFRTLQDLGDLVKRDWKCLMEQLYGSLDLQPTCSGLLDSLDRCYHEGAVQALCRWFAPSTQTTAVMEALNTFTASLTHSDTSQSLATSRNSTIKLTGDYDKGDSEGSIFLLCGERGCGKSSLAARWLQEFRKKNPRIPAIPHFCGISSSSVDIRSVLRRITTELRLAHYGPQAEWSEGLQHHVKPDHVVVQAFSAAAALGPCVLVLDGLDRLTGTLGLSMQEVKDLCWLPDPLPPQCKILITATSTDVTYQRLTLRPDVHTLPWPGLSDPWVRRSVLLQHLTLPCQEPHRTLLQFILGTTTRPGMGRLPLFLAVVASELQTCRILRGKEEEEELIEEYVEVDSMAELWARVIQRWINDYGGVSEGTASQAKGTGGPSSQVSKIDLRGWVWDTLCLVHLSHAGLTEEQVLVLLEVLGYPGSIRVLPLEWARFRTAAGPWLQERPNGTLSLTHQSMGQAMDLLLLRVRPGKGSGGLRRTRRGYHLSLAQFFQRQGRELCSWPQILEELPWHLEQSEAWRELHTFFIDPQTVEHLSTTWSQSPQLRMDVVRYWTVLILRGYDPNTSYQSLLGKGSQPPTFIQSGRWAFPPATHTEQREAHSNMAFMTESQSNGKEDGCQWDPGVKGRVELLVSELLLCLNRKGEAERILLQSENTLTQAGEQDRDGESVMLLLTVRQTLAELYVETDQHREAETYCRSALVTAQTLTATCLERHERITVGKGQLLCVLCQLLFADVQTIEASQILSDIINMEHHKLHLCAQATVSLLCGIHRLSLQDPHGAEKHLQVSLETRRRWYGKDHPLVVEVEECLADILADTCADTAGLRQRLAVELYRHTVHVKDQDMKLCPPASPCLQAKGCSLAGTLVKLGRQIFHGSGKTESREAVELLQRALDLYIYFLGSDHTLTRDLQQVLNTESRRPLTPQVPRSTPLSHISTRRLSSGTRPNTAAPLHSHLAWYRGTTHTPLDPSVNRSLSAPSNKSRNTQPELKPEPVEYQNHNNRQNRRSSSPRTWSAFQTTVFGPQSDIRNLISELKPSPASAPGFRSIDRTRVLHRAGWCHLPGRYVLEERTVTALNREIGYPLHTQRCTPLVRQTGQGQGGEQSWRDRVSYSARKQ is encoded by the exons ATGGACCCACAAGAGGGAGGCCGGGGAGGGTCGTACTCCACCGCCCCTCCTGTTACTGCTCCTCTCCAGCCCGTGCTGTGCTCCGTACCTGGAGATCTGTCTCAGGAGTGGCACTACCTGAGAACACAGGTGTTCCCCCACCTGGATGCCCTCTGCCAGGCCAGAGGCACCTGCTTCAGACCATTGGACACCCAGTGGGTTGACTGGGAGAGCCATCGTCCCTCTGACCTCCCTGACAATagtacctccctctcctcccagcagTTGAAGATCAGCCTAGACCTTATCAcccgctcctcctccttcctctgcctCCTGGGCCACCGATACGGCCCCTTCAGGCTGCAGCaggaccccacacctctcccaGCTGCTGGTCCAGAACGAGAAGCCCTCTCTGTGGTGGAGAGGAACCTGCATGTTGCAGCAGATGGAGGCTACCCCTGGGTCCTCACAGGGAGGAACCAGACGTGCTCCCTGACAGAGCTGCAGATCACCCAGGCAGCCCTGATGGGTGACACCAGACACTGCTTCTTCTACTTCAGAGACTACTCTTTCCatggggaagaggaggatgaagacaggTACACAGATGAAGGTCAGAGGTCGTTGCTGAGCGTGTTCTCCAAACTGACAgcggaggagagacacagagccaGGGAGCTGAAGAACAGGGTAGTGGACAGCCTGCAACCTGTAAGGTTCTTCAGAACGCTGCAGGATCTGGGGGACCTAGTGAAGAGGGACTGGAAGTGCCTCATGGAACAGCTCTATGGGTCCCTGGACCTGCAGCCAACCTGTTCAG GCCTCCTGGACTCCCTTGATAGATGTTATCATGAAGGTGCTGTCCAGGCTCTGTGTCGCTGGTTTGCCCCCTCCACCCAGACCACTGCTGTCATGGAGGCACTCAACACATTTACTGCCTCTCTCACTCATTCTGACACGTCTCAGAGTCTAGCAACCTCAAGGAATTCAACCATTAAGTTAACAGG CGACTATGACAAAGGTGATTCCGAGGGGTCTATTTTCCTGCTCTGTGGTGAAAGGGGTTGTGGGAAGTCTTCACTGGCCGCCCGGTGGCTTCAGGAGTTCCGGAAGAAGAATCCTAGAATCCCGGCCATCCCTCATTTCTGTGGAATCAGCAGCTCCAGTGTGGATATCAGATCTGTACTGAGACGCATCACCACTGAGCTACGCCTGGCCCATTATG ggccccaggctgagtggagtgAGGGGTTGCAGCACCATGTAAAGCCAGATCATGTTGTGGTTCAGGCCTTCTCTGCTGCGGCTGCTCTGGGACCCTGTGTTCTAGTTCTGGACGGACTAGACAGACTTACCGGGACACTCGGGCTCTCAATGCAGGAG GTGAAGGACCTATGCTGGCTCCCTGACCCTCTGCCTCCCCAGTGTAAGATCCTCATCACAGCGACCTCCACAGACGTCACCTACCAGAGGCTGACCCTCCGCCCAGATGTTCACACCCTCCCCTGGCCCGGCCTGTCAGACCCCTGGGTCCGCCGCAGCGTCCTGCTCCAACACCTTACCCTGCCCTGCCAGGAGCCGCACAGGACCCTACTGCAATTCATCTTGGGAACCACTACCAGGCCGGGAATGGGCCGCCTGCCGCTGTTCCTGGCGGTGGTGGCTAGCGAGCTGCAGACGTGCCGCATCCtgaggggaaaggaggaggaggaggagttgatAGAGGAGTATGTGGAAGTGGATTCTATGGCGGAGCTGTGGGCCAGGGTGATTCAGCGCTGGATCAATGACTATGGCGGGGTCAGTGAGGGTACGGCCAGTCAAGCCAAAGGAACGGGAGGGCCTAGCTCTCAGGTGTCCAAGATAG ATCTCAGAGGCTGGGTATGGGACACTCTATGCCTGGTTCACCTCTCCCATGCTGGGCTGACTGAGGAGCAGGTCCTGGTCCTGCTGGAGGTTCTTGGTTATCCTGGGTCCATACGGGTTCTACCTCTGGAGTGGGCCCGGTTCCGCACTGCTGCTGGGCCCTGGCTACAGGAGAGACCCAATGGAACACTGAGCCTCACCCATCAATCAATGGGCCAAGCCATGGACCTCCTCCTGCTGA GGGTCCGTCCCGGTAAAGGTTCAGGGGGCTTGAGGAGGACCAGACGGGGCTACCATCTCAGCCTGGCCCAGTTCTTCCAGAGGCAGGGCAGAGAGCTCTGTAGCTGGCCTCAGATCCTGGAGGAGCTCCCCTGGCacctggagcagagtgaggccTGGAGGGAGCTACACACCTTCTTCATAGATCCACA GACTGTAGAGCACCTGTCTACAACTTGGAGCCAGTCTCCTCAGCTGAGAATGGATGTTGTCAGGTACTGGACTGTCCTGATCCTCAGAGGTTATGACCCCAACACCTCGTACCAGAGCCTGCTGGGTAAGGGAAGCCAACCTCCTACTTTTATCCAATCAGGGCGATGGGCATTCCCTCCTGCTACACATACAG AGCAGAGAGAGGCACACAGCAACATGGCCTTCATGACTGAGTCCCAAAGTAACGGCAAAG AAGATGGTTGTCAGTGGgatccaggtgtgaaagggagAGTGGAGTTGTTGGTCTCTGAGTTGCTGCTCTGTCTGAACAGGAAGGGGGAAGCAGAGCGGATCCTACTGCAGTCTGAGAACACCCTCACACAG GCTGGTGAgcaggacagagacggggagagtgtgATGTTACTGCTGACAGTGCGGCAGACTTTGGCTGAGCTCTATGTGGAGACTGACCagcacagagaggcagagacCTACTGTAGATCAGCTCTGGTGACCGCCCAGACTCTCACCGCTACCTGCCttgagagacatgagagaatcACTGTTGGAAAGG GTCAGTTGCTTTGTGTGCTCTGCCAGCTGCTGTTTGCAGACGTCCAAACCATCGAGGCCTCTCAGATACTCAGTGACATCATCAATATGGAACACCACAAACTCCACCTGTGTGCTCAGGCCACTGTATCACTGCTCTGTGGGATACACAG ACTCAGCCTGCAAGACCCACATGGTGCTGAGAAGCACCTCCAGGTTTCCTTGGAGACCAGGAGGCGCTGGTATGGTAAAGATCACCCtctagtggtggaggtggaggaatgCCTGGCAGACATCTTGGCCGACACCTGCGCTGACACAGCAGG GTTGAGGCAGAGGCTAGCAGTGGAGCTGTATCGACACACGGTGCACGTCAAAGACCAGGACATGAAGCTTTGTCCCCCCGCATCGCCGTGTCTTCAGGCGAAGGGATGCAGCCTCGCAGGCACCTTGGTCAAACTTG gcaggcagatatTTCATGGCTCCGGtaagacagagagtagagaggctGTTGAACTGCTGCAGAGAGCTCTGGACCTGTATATCTACTTCCTGGGGTCTGATCACACACTGACCAGGGACTTACAACA GGTTTTAAACACAGAATCCAGGAGACCTCTGACCCCTCAGGTCCCCAGGTCCACACCCCTCTCCCACATCTCCACTAGGAGACTAAGCAGTGGGACCAGACCCAATACAGCTGCACCCCTCCACTCCCACCTGGCCTGGTACAGGGGcaccacacacacccctctggaCCCTTCCGTAAACAGATCCCTGTCAGCCCCATCCAACAAGTCCCGCAATACACAGCCAGAATTGAAACCAGAACCAGTTGAGTACCAGAACCACAACAACAGACAGAACCGACGGTCTTCTTCTCCCAGGACCTGGTCTGCCTTCCAGACCACAGTGTTCGGGCCACAGAGTGACATCAGAAACCTGATCTCAGAACTCAAACCCAGTCCTGCTTCAGCACCGGGCTTTCGTTCCATAGACAGGACCCGGGTGCTGCATAGGGCAGGCTGGTGCCACCTACCAGGCAGGTACGTTCTAGAGGAACGGACAGTAACAGCTTTGAACAGAGAGATTGGATACCCTttgcacacacagagatgcacccctctggtcagacagacaggccagggacagggaggagaacagagctggagagacagagtgtctTATTCTGCCAGGAAGCaatag